A portion of the Pseudomonas protegens CHA0 genome contains these proteins:
- the pabB gene encoding aminodeoxychorismate synthase component I — MLTCSVHPLPYRTNPAEYFAAIEHAPGAVLLDSGRPSAERGRYDLLSAWPLAQLTVAAAESGRGFLQRLRDNLGQLGPAQLPAPYELPFAGGLIGYLSYDFGRHLERLPSQARDDLQLPDARFGLYAWALINDHQAGTSQLVFHPSLDDTERQRLIQLFSQPLPASQPAFKLTGAMLADLSAEDYRQAFQRIQHYIQAGDCYQVNFAQRFRGQYQGDPWAAYCALRAACPTPFSGFQRLPEGGAVLSLSPERFVHVSQGRVETRPIKGTRPRGRDAAQDAANAAELLASPKDRAENLMIVDLLRNDLGRTCRIGSVRVPELFSLESYPNVHHLVSSVTGELADGKDALDLIAGSFPGGSITGAPKIRSMQIIDELEPTRRALYCGSLLYLDVRGEMDSSIAIRSLLAKDGQICCWGGGGIVADSDWQEEYQESITKVRVLLETLQGL; from the coding sequence ATGTTGACCTGTTCCGTACACCCGCTCCCCTACCGCACCAACCCCGCCGAGTATTTCGCGGCAATCGAGCACGCCCCCGGCGCCGTGCTGCTGGACAGCGGCCGGCCCAGCGCCGAGCGCGGGCGCTATGACCTGCTCAGCGCCTGGCCCCTGGCGCAGTTGACCGTGGCCGCCGCAGAAAGCGGCAGGGGCTTTCTCCAGCGCCTGCGGGACAACCTGGGGCAACTGGGCCCGGCGCAACTACCCGCGCCTTATGAACTGCCCTTCGCCGGCGGCCTGATCGGCTACCTCAGCTATGACTTCGGCCGCCATCTGGAGCGCCTGCCAAGCCAGGCCCGGGATGACCTGCAACTGCCCGACGCACGCTTTGGCCTGTATGCCTGGGCGCTGATCAACGACCACCAGGCAGGCACCAGCCAGCTGGTGTTCCACCCCAGCCTGGATGACACCGAGCGCCAGCGCCTGATTCAACTGTTCAGCCAGCCTCTGCCCGCGTCGCAGCCGGCATTCAAGCTGACCGGCGCCATGCTGGCTGATCTGAGCGCCGAGGACTACCGCCAGGCGTTCCAGCGCATCCAGCACTACATCCAGGCCGGCGACTGCTATCAGGTGAACTTCGCCCAGCGCTTTCGCGGCCAGTACCAGGGTGATCCCTGGGCGGCCTATTGCGCCCTGCGCGCCGCCTGCCCGACCCCCTTCTCGGGTTTCCAGCGGCTGCCGGAAGGCGGTGCGGTGCTGAGCCTGTCGCCGGAGCGCTTCGTCCACGTCAGCCAGGGCCGGGTGGAAACCCGCCCGATCAAAGGCACCCGCCCCCGCGGCCGGGATGCGGCGCAAGACGCGGCCAATGCCGCCGAGCTGCTGGCCAGCCCCAAGGACCGGGCGGAAAACCTGATGATCGTCGACCTGCTGCGCAACGACCTGGGGCGCACCTGCCGCATAGGCTCGGTACGGGTACCGGAGCTGTTCAGCCTGGAAAGCTACCCCAACGTGCACCACCTGGTGAGCAGCGTCACTGGCGAGCTGGCGGACGGCAAGGACGCCCTGGACCTGATCGCCGGCAGCTTTCCCGGTGGCTCGATCACCGGAGCACCGAAGATCCGCTCGATGCAGATCATCGACGAGCTGGAACCCACGCGGCGTGCCCTGTACTGCGGTTCGCTGCTGTACCTGGACGTGCGCGGAGAAATGGACAGTTCGATCGCCATCCGCAGCCTGCTGGCCAAGGACGGGCAGATCTGTTGCTGGGGCGGCGGCGGAATAGTCGCGGATTCCGACTGGCAGGAGGAATACCAGGAGTCCATCACCAAGGTGCGGGTGTTGCTGGAGACATTGCAGGGGCTTTAG
- a CDS encoding alpha-L-glutamate ligase-like protein, translating to MFGLWKTWKALEARGIMGINRRNADYVLKYNKRSLYPIVDDKIITKERAIKAGIHVPELYGVISTEKEIDKLGEILKGRNDFVIKPAQGAGGDGIIVIADRFEGRYRTVSGKIISHEEIEHHISSILTGLYSLGGHRDRALIEYRVTPDQIFKSISYEGVPDIRIIVLMGYPVMAMLRLPTRQSGGKANLHQGAIGVGVDLATGLTLRGTWLNNIITKHPDTTNAVDGVQLPYWDGFMKLAAGCYELCGLGYIGVDMVLDQDKGPLILELNARPGLNIQIANDCGLTQRTHAIEAHLEELKAQGIEESVEERVRFAQELFGHIPAVEG from the coding sequence ATGTTCGGCCTGTGGAAGACCTGGAAAGCCCTGGAAGCGCGGGGAATCATGGGCATCAACCGGCGTAATGCCGACTACGTGCTCAAGTACAACAAGCGCAGCCTGTACCCCATCGTCGATGACAAGATCATCACCAAGGAACGGGCGATCAAGGCCGGTATCCATGTGCCGGAACTGTACGGGGTGATCTCCACCGAGAAGGAAATCGACAAGCTCGGCGAGATCCTCAAAGGGCGCAACGACTTCGTGATCAAGCCGGCCCAGGGCGCCGGAGGTGACGGGATCATTGTGATCGCCGACCGCTTCGAGGGCCGCTATCGCACGGTGTCCGGCAAGATCATCAGCCACGAAGAGATCGAGCACCATATCTCCAGCATCCTCACCGGCCTGTATTCCCTGGGCGGCCACCGCGACCGGGCGCTGATCGAGTACCGGGTGACCCCGGACCAGATCTTCAAGAGCATCAGCTATGAAGGCGTGCCGGACATCCGCATCATCGTGCTCATGGGCTACCCGGTGATGGCCATGCTGCGCCTGCCGACCCGCCAGTCCGGGGGCAAGGCCAACCTGCACCAGGGTGCCATCGGCGTCGGGGTCGACCTGGCCACCGGCCTGACCCTGCGCGGCACCTGGCTGAACAACATCATCACCAAGCACCCGGACACCACCAACGCGGTGGACGGCGTGCAACTGCCCTACTGGGACGGCTTCATGAAGCTGGCGGCCGGCTGCTACGAACTCTGCGGCCTGGGCTACATCGGCGTGGACATGGTGCTGGACCAGGACAAGGGCCCGCTGATTCTCGAACTCAACGCGCGGCCGGGGCTGAACATCCAGATCGCCAACGACTGCGGCCTGACCCAGCGCACCCACGCCATCGAAGCCCACCTTGAGGAGCTCAAGGCCCAGGGCATCGAGGAAAGCGTCGAGGAGCGGGTACGCTTCGCCCAGGAACTGTTTGGCCATATCCCTGCCGTGGAAGGCTGA